From Nitrososphaerales archaeon:
TATGCAACAGCTTTAACGAAGCTCCTTCTCGATAATGGTTTTGAAATCGTCCAACCATCGATCGAGGTTCAGAAGAGATTTAATTTAAAATTTGATGAAAGTCCTTACGATCTCAACATCTACGATCGATGGGATAAGCAGGGGGTTCATGTATGTGGAGAGTCTAAGGCTGTAGAAGCTCTTTGCAAAGTCTTAAGAGAAAATTTATTAGATGTGATTATAAGAAGGATCGAGCAGCCAACTGTACAATCTCCCTTGCAGAATCAGTTCCTAGATGTAGAGTTTCCAGGATTATCAAAAGTAAAGCTCGATGATATACGAAGGTGTGTGGTTCCAACGGTAAAAGGCCATCACTACTATAAGACTTGCGGAATCAATATTTCATCAGCTGTAGATATGGCTGAGAAGCTCATCGCTAAAGGATGCCCTATCGATAAGGTTGAGGAGCTCTTAAGGTTAACCATCAAGCACGAATATCCTAGCGAAGGGCGTGAGATAGATATCGAACATGTGAAATTGGATGGGAATATCCTTCATTTGGGCAAGGCTCTAGTGAAGGTGTATGATGAGGATAAAGGTATTCTCAAACTTCATCGATCTATCAAAGGAGAAGGTACGTATGATGGGCTTAAAGTACCTAAGAGGATAGGCGATTATGCTGTTACAGAAGTAAAGTTGGGAGAATGGTATCTGAAGACTCGATACTTTTCTTCTGAGAATCACTATAAAGGTATGTATGTAAATATAAACACACCGGTCGAGTTGTATCCACGTTGTATTCGATACGTAGATTTAGAGGTGGATGTGTGTATCGAGCCGAATGGTGAAGTATGGGTAGTGGATGAAGAAAAGCTCGAAGAGGCGGTCAAAAAGGGGGTAGTATCAGAGAGTTTACTGAATACCGTTAAGGAGAAGGTTAAAGAGTTTTTATGCCAGAATCATAAGATCATAGTTGAGGGTTTATAACCTCTGATGAGTTAGTAACAAATAGATCTTCACCCAAATGATGTAAGACCTTTACCTTCTTCACATCAAAAACTTTCTCAAATAGGCCTTCATTCACATACGCTGCTACTACCTCTCCAATAAAGAGTGTATGGTCACCAACCTCTATTTGATTTACAACTTTACACTCTAAATGTGCGATACACTCCTCTATAATCGAGGCTCTTACTTTTCTTGCTACTCTTGCTGTAAGCTTTGTCTCATTGAATTTATCCACATCTCTACCAGATCTCCTCCCACAAAACAATACCTGTTTAGCCAATTCGATAGTCGGTATATTCACGACGAATTCGCCCGTTTTAGAGATCAGATCGTGAGAGTACCTTTTTGGTGCGATCGAAATACCTATAAGTGGGGGCTCATGTGATAAGGGCGTACTCCAAGCTACACTTATGATATTACTCTTATTATTCTTGGGATTGAAGCATGTAACCAATACGATATGTCTTGGATACATAAGTCTCGTTAAATACGACCTATTTACATCGATCTTTCTCATACAAATATGAGTAACAATTTAATGCATTTATAACTCTTTACGATTATCCTCTAAAAGTAACATCGACTGTTAAACTTTATCAACCCCTTTCAAACCCTTCCACACTTCGTAAGCACTCTCAAAATCCTTTACTAATAATAGATCGGTGAATATCACATGATCTTTTACCAACTCTACTATTTCTTCACTTGAAACCCTTATACCGTAGAGTACCTCATCCCTTATTTTACTCCACAATATATCGAGGGGCTTGTAAGATCGGTCTAATTCGACCTTTTCGATTTTAAAACCTGCATCTTTGAGGTATGCTAACAGATCGTCAGAAGCATCTAAACAAACATTTACATCTTTGGCCCTCGTAATTATATACTCTCCATCTCTTTTACAACATTCTAGATTTAATCTTACATCTTCCTTGATCACTTCTCTCCATCTTTCAGGGTTTATCTTACCGAGCCTTGCATTTAATGTCATAATGAGTATTTCGTTAATAAAGTTATGAGAGGCTTTGTGATACGATTTATCACGATAACAGAAGACTTTCACGCCCACTTTATACAAAATAGGTAAAGCTTCGAATATTGGTTTAAATACTTTAAGTGTATGGGTATCGTAGGGTTCTTCTATAATGCCTTCATTCTTCATCTTTTCAATTATTACATAGCTTGGATTGATACCGTGCATAATTTCGTCCAATAAAGTCTGCCAATCGGTAGGAAGGTTGATGAACAAACGGTCAAAGAAATTCACTTTCATCCACTTGACAACCTTTTCCTTAGATCGTATTGTATCCTCGCTGATTAAATTGATGATCCTCCGCACAACTTTATCAAAATAGGAACCGTATTATAAACTCATCAATACACCTGTGAAAGGAAGGAATGCTTATTTATGCTTGGAAGAGTGAGAAGTAATGATAATCTATGGAGAAAAGGTTGGTAATCGTAGCACTGGGTGATAGCTTGACTGTAGGTTTTCAATCTAACAAC
This genomic window contains:
- a CDS encoding DUF402 domain-containing protein, whose product is MVKAKIRGIYATALTKLLLDNGFEIVQPSIEVQKRFNLKFDESPYDLNIYDRWDKQGVHVCGESKAVEALCKVLRENLLDVIIRRIEQPTVQSPLQNQFLDVEFPGLSKVKLDDIRRCVVPTVKGHHYYKTCGINISSAVDMAEKLIAKGCPIDKVEELLRLTIKHEYPSEGREIDIEHVKLDGNILHLGKALVKVYDEDKGILKLHRSIKGEGTYDGLKVPKRIGDYAVTEVKLGEWYLKTRYFSSENHYKGMYVNINTPVELYPRCIRYVDLEVDVCIEPNGEVWVVDEEKLEEAVKKGVVSESLLNTVKEKVKEFLCQNHKIIVEGL
- a CDS encoding flavin reductase family protein; its protein translation is MYPRHIVLVTCFNPKNNKSNIISVAWSTPLSHEPPLIGISIAPKRYSHDLISKTGEFVVNIPTIELAKQVLFCGRRSGRDVDKFNETKLTARVARKVRASIIEECIAHLECKVVNQIEVGDHTLFIGEVVAAYVNEGLFEKVFDVKKVKVLHHLGEDLFVTNSSEVINPQL